In a genomic window of Narcine bancroftii isolate sNarBan1 chromosome 7, sNarBan1.hap1, whole genome shotgun sequence:
- the LOC138739361 gene encoding putative leucine-rich repeat-containing protein DDB_G0290503 gives MRQKHELRQQWKAQENNVQIYGTTQRNYTPLGPKWQSTLECRGHHCGLRAVQRTKEKYDIGALPGQLLKTSMVQAGVSEGHQENEKLQAAVEEFQCINNQFSPTNVDVVVQPYDFKPKHSNLQERNTKMQSTFGNLTIDNDKDWSQGSKVQESIINLKTAVEEVKENGNKLQSTISKLQLKHEQINSINIELQSNIQPMEASVENKKSKEAGAEEQELVQVLKLHEQNNLMKTMIVHLYEKQNCQKTLNLEIQDSISQIQDVMEKLQQGNKLMQTIISELEKKYQFEDFASAVQRNIVKLREFIPNSLQLCEFSQLKNMKETNLNLHLENQELQAKVYELCQRKHWLETSLSTLEAKVFQLEASKSENQTLQYKILNLQNKNNENANTIIKLEAENVNLQKIVSDLQNDNKQLFTIISELQSKSLKLEDVELENKQLRFLVTDLLRTNAELNTNINELAEKNNILEKYILQGKQNVYHQITNVKLQGYTRPQNRITEGRETKYQFEALSSELQAALHLLEITDTMKEKLQVLISEQQKYVLEVQDNILRLHRRIKFLHQLVIELQNNSHLLSQNVLELQDKIYRSSIFQTQNQFSSTIYQGKKCYNGKRISIPVHEAMLELPFTTSTESFLIHLILKVIKVSEDIEESVENIGVETKQLQTSFFDLDGKIIEMQLHNDGLLNSEEGTLQEIVQQLKEHKHTLEKLKDEKSLLIQKIFDLGERLAEEKYFSCKLEIQIRNQQQAADSKIKMLQKSLKEHLSNNMKLEKTINWSLERNGVLDVKLAILKNTLTEEQVQFSKKEAKLHNQWMIRINQIEHLQDIIPEIITENTDLKESVRILDREKAHLQATVFELQSKLKSEMLHFKI, from the exons GGTCCAAAATGGCAGTCCACTTTGGaatgtcggggtcaccactgtggtctGCGAGCTGTGCAGCGAacgaaagaaaaatatgacataggagct CTCCCAGGTCAACTGTTGAAGACAAGCATGGTGCAAGCAGGAGTATCTGAAGGACACCAAGAAAATGAAAAGTTGCAGGCTGCAGTTGAAGAGTTTCAGTGCATAAACAATCAGTTTTCTCCGACTAATGTGGATGTAGTTGTTCAACCGTATGATTTCAAACCTAAACACAGCAACCTTCAGGAAAGGAATACAAAAATGCAATCAACATTTGGAAATTTGACTATAGATAATGATAAGGATTGGAGCCAAGGATCAAAAGTTCAAGAATCGATTATCAATCTGAAAACTGCAGTGGAAGAAGTAAAAGAGAATGGCAACAAACTACAATCTACGATTTCCAAATTGCAATTAAAGCATGAACAAATTAACTCCATTAATATAGAGTTGCAAAGTAATATTCAACCCATGGAAGCATCTGTTGAGAACAAAAAATCTAAAGAGGCAGGTGCTGAAGAACAGGAACTTGTACAAGTATTAAAATTACACGAACAAAATAATCTGATGAAAACTATGATCGTGCACTTATATGAAAAACAAAATTGCCaaaaaactttaaatttagaaatacaggatAGCATCAGTCAGATTCAGGATGTTATGGAAAAATTACAGCAAGGAAATAAACTAATGCAAACCATCATCTCAGAACTTGAGAAAAAATACCAATTTGAGGATTTTGCATCAGCTGTTCAAAGAAATATTGTCAAACTGCGGGAATTTATTCCCAATAGTTTACAGCTTTGTGaattttcacagctgaaaaatatgaaagaaacaAACTTGAACCTCCATCTTGAAAACCAAGAACTGCAGGCCAAAGTTTATGAACTCTGCCAAAGAAAGCACTGGCTTGAAACTTCCCTTTCAACATTAGAAGCCAAGGTTTTTCAGCTTGAAGCTAGTAAGTCTGAAAATCAAACACTGCAATACAAAATTTTAAATCTTCAGaacaaaaataatgaaaatgcaaACACCATTATAAAACTTGAAGCTGAAAATGTTAATCTACAAAAGATTGTTAGTGACCTTCAGAACGATAACAAACAACTGTTCACAATCATTTCAGAACTACAAAGTAAGTCATTAAAATtagaggatgttgaattagaaaaCAAACAGTTACGATTCCTTGTCACAGACTTATTAAGAACGAATGCAGAATTAAACACTAACATTAAtgaattggcagagaaaaataacatactggaaaaatatattttacaaGGGAAGCAAAATGTATATCATCAGATTACCAATGTTAAATTACAAGGATATACAAGACCACAAAATAGAATTACGGAAGGTAGAGAAACTAAATACCAGTTTGAAGCTTTGTCATCAGAGCTGCAGGCAGCACTGCATTTATTAGAGATCACTGACACAATGAAGGAGAAACTTCAAGTATTAATCTCAGAGCAGCAAAAATATGTTTTGGAAGTTCAAGATAACATTCTGAGACTACACAGAAGAATCAAGTTTCTTCATCAGTTAGTAATTGAGCTGCAAAATAATAGCCACCTGTTAAGCCAAAATGTTTTAGAATTGCAAGACAAAATTTATAGGTCAAGCATCTTTCAAACACAAAACCAATTTAGCTCAACAATCTATCAGGGCAAGAAATGTTATAATGGCAAAAGGATCTCTATTccagtgcatgaagccatgttAGAATTGCCTTTTACAACCTCTACAGAAAGCTTTCTTATTCATTTAATTCTTAAAGTAATAAAGGTTAGCGAAGACATTGAAGAGTCTGTTGAGAATATTGGGGTTGAAACCAAACAACTTCAGACTTCATTTTTTGATTTAGATGGTAAAATTATTGAGATGCAATTACATAATGACGGCTTATTAAATTCAGAAGAGGGTACTCTTCAAGAAATTGTTCAGCAGCTAAAAGAGCATAAACATACACTGGAGAAGCTTAAAGATGAGAAATCACTCCTGATACAAAAGATATTTGACCTTGGTGAAAGACTTGCCGAGGAAAAATACTTCTCATGTAAATTGGAAATTCAAATTAGGAATCAGCAACAAGCAGCCGAttctaaaattaaaatgttgcAAAAGTCATTAAAAGAGCATTTGAGTAATAATATGAAACTTGAAAAAACAATAAATTGGTCTCTGGAACGTAATGGAGTGTTGGATGTCAAACTTGCCATTCTGAAAAATACTCTCACAGAGGAGCAGGTTCAATTCAGTAAAAAGGAAGCAAAATTACACAATCAATGGATGATACGTATCAATCAAATTGAACATCTCCAAGATATAATACCAGAAATAATTACAGAAAATACAGATCTTAAAGAGTCAGTTAGGATACTTGATCGAGAGAAAGCTCACCTACAAGCTACAGTGTTTGAACTGCAGTCTAAGTTAAAGTCagaaatgttacattttaaaatatag